DNA from uncultured Fretibacterium sp.:
CTGGGTTTATCAGCTCATTACCCTTCCCCTGCTCGTTTGGGTTCTGCGCGGATATTTCGAGGATATATCGGTTGAGATCGAGCAGGCTGCCCAGCTTGACGGATATTCGCGCCCACAGATTTTTTTGAGGATATTGCTGCCGCTGATCAAGCCCGGGCTCGTCGCCTCGTCCCTGCTGGCCTTCATCTTTGCTTGGAACAGCTTTACCTTTCCTCTTTTGCTCAGTGGGTTTAAGATCATGCCCGTCACCGTGGCGTCTTTGCGGTATATCGCATCCGACACCGTGCATTATGGGCAGATGGCTGTGGCTGCGGCGGTGACCGCAACGCCGGAGGTAATCCTGGCTTTGGTCATCCAAAAACATCTTGTCCGTGGGCTCAGCTTCGGCGCGGTCAAAGGATAGGGGTTGCTTTCATGGCGCGTGTAACCTTAGAGACGATAGAAAAATCTTTCGGCAAGATCCGAGCGCTCAAGGGCATTGATCTGGACGTCGAGGACAGAGAATTTTTTGTGCTCTTCGGCCCGGCGGGGGCAGGCAAGACGACGATCCTCAAGACCGTCGCCGGCATAGAGTTTCCCGATCGTGGTTTTGTACGCTTCGATGGCGAGATCATGAATCTGGTGGAGCCGGCGATGCGCAATGTGTCGATGGTCTTCGAAAATTATGCCCTGTATCCGCATATGTCGGTGTTTGACAACATAGCTTCTCCCATGCGAAGTCCTTTGCACAGGGAAAAGGAGGATGTCATCAGGGAGCGGGTTCAAAAGATCGCGGATACGATGGGAATAGGGCATCTCTTGGAGCGTCTGCCCTCTCAGCTCAGTAACGGGCAGAGGCAGAGGACGGCTCTGGGACGTTGCCTCGTGCGTTCCCCAAGAGTCTTCCTGATGGACGAGCCCTTGGCGCATCTCGACGCCAAGTTGAGACACCTGATGAGGACGGAACTCAAGGCAATGCAAACGCAGTTCGATACCACGACCATTTATGTCACTCACGACTATACGGAGGCAATGAGCCTGGGAGATCGCATTGCCATCCTGGATGAGGGACGGATCGTACAGGTCGGGACGGGAGAGACCATTTATTACACGCCGGTCAACGATTTTGTGGCTAAGCTTGTCGGCGAACCTGAAATCAATCTGGTCGATGCCGAATTGGTCTCGGTCGGCGGCGAGATGATGATGCGTCTGGGAAACGCGCCGCAGACCTTTCCGGTTCCTGTGGATGTCGTCCCGGTACTGCAGGAACTCTGCGGTTCGGTGAAGAATTGGAGGGTGGGAATTCGGGCCAAGAATATCCAGTACTCCTTCGAGGCCCTTTCCGATGCCCTGGATGGCGTTGTCTACAACCTCGAGCCGATCGGGAACAAATCCATTCTGACCGTTAAGGTTGGGGAAACGTCCTACCAGACCGTGATAAAAAACGATATGAAGATGGAACTGGATTCCCGGATCTATCTGAGGCCGGACATGGAGAATGCCCTTTTCTTCGACGGGGACACGGGACGCTTCGTTGTGCGTCACAACCAGGCTGGATTATTGCAGGGGCGATGACCATGGCACAGCTTACGTTAAAGAACGTCTGTAAACGTTACCAGAATAAGAAGAAAAACGCGCAGGATTACGCGGTGCAGAAATTTTCCTTGAATTGTCAGGATGGGGAGTTTGTCGGTATTTTGGGGCCGTCCGGCTGCGGCAAGACGACGACCTTGCGCATGATTGCCGGGCTTGAGGATATTACGGATGGGGAGATATTTATTGGTGAGAGGAAAATCAACGACCTCCATCCCAAGGATCGCGGCATCGGTCTGGCGTTCGAGGACTACGCTCTGTACCCTCCTCTGAACGTATACGAGAATATTGCCTTCAATCTCAGGGCCCAGAACCTTTCTGCGGAAGAAATTCACCGGCGCGTTACGGAGATAGCGCCCTTGATGAAGGTCGATACCCTGCTGGAGATGAAGCCGGCCGGGCTCTCGGGGGGACAGAAGCAGAGGGTCAATATTGCGCGGGCTCTGGTACGCCGCCCTCAGGTGCTTCTGTTGGACGAGCCCCTTTCCCACCTTGACGGTAAGATGCGTCAGATGCTGCGTGTCGAGATCAAACGTATTCACAATAAAATAAAATGCACGACGATCCTGGTCACCCACGACCAGATGGAGGCGATGTCTCTGGCCGATCGCATTGCCATCATGAAGGATGGAAAGTTGCAGCAGTTTGGTACCCCTCTCGAGGTGTACGATAATCCTGTCAATCTTTTTGTGGCGGGGTTCATAGGGGAACCTCCGATGAATCTCATCAACGTGAAGATCTCCGAGGATAACGGTCGTTTTTATTTCATGTTCCCGCGAAAGGGTATCCGCGTACCGGTCCCCGATAAATATAGGGGAACGGTCCGTCCTGGAGTGGATGTCGTTCTTGGCGTAAGGCCGACGGATATCTTTGTCGGGCCCCCGACGGAGGATTCCAGTGTCTGCGTGGATGTTTTCGAGAACCTTGGTGACGAGAAACGCATCAGTATCAGCGTCGGGGACGAGGATTTCCTTACGTTGACGACGGAGGACGAATGCCGCTACTCGAAAGGTGATAAAATCGCCTTGAGATTCCATGAGGAAAAAACGCATATTTTCGACCCCGAAACGGGAGAAAAAATTATGGGGACGGGGTCCTCGAAATCCATGTGAGGGGGCTTCATGCGGAGGCCATCCCTGGGGCGGCCGGGCGTCTTTTTGGAACTTATCTCCCGTTTGTCGAGTTTTCATAAAGTTTTCATAACTGGAGGCAAGACGCGTTTTCTGCCGTTGTATCGATCTTGAGTGTTTTTAACGTCAAGAAGAGTGTCCTTTAATGTCACGTGAGGAGGAGAGACAAGATGGTGGATCTGCCGAAAAAAATGAGGGCCTTGGTGGCTCATGCCCCTAAGGATTATCGTATTGAAGAGGTGGATGTTCCGCGGGCGGGAGAGCGCGAAATCATCATCAAAGTGGAGGCCTGTGGAATCTGTGCCGGTGATACGAAATCCTATCTGGGCGCACCCCGTTTCTGGGGAGAGGAGGGGCGCCCCTCCTACATTAAGGCCCCGGTCATCCCGGGACATGAGTTTATCGGGCATATTGTTGAATTGGGACCTAATGTAAAGGGCGATTTTCAGATTGGGGACCGCGTGACCTCCGATCAGATAGTCCCTTGCTGGGATTGCAAATTTTGTAATTCCGGACGTTATTGGATGTGTCAAAAACACGATGTCTACGGTTTCCAATATAACGTCAACGGCGGCATGGCTGAATACATGCGCTTGCCCAAAGAGGCTATCGTTCACAAGCTGCCCAAGGATTTGCCCATGGAGGCCGCCGTCCTTGTAGAACCCTATGCTTGCGCCAAGCACTGCATTGACCGATCTCAGGTCGGGAATGAGGACTTTGTGGTGCTCTCGGGGGTCGGGTGCCTCGGGTTGGGCATGATTGGGTGTCTGAAGCTGCGCAATCCGGCAAAGTTGGTCGTCCTGGATATCAACGACCAACGCCTGGAGTTGGCGAAAAAATTTGGCGCCGATATCGTCATGAATCCCGCGAAGGAGAAAATAGCCCCCAAGATCATGGAGATGACGGGGGGGTACGGCTGCGATGTCTACATCGAGGCATCGGGACATCCTTCCTCGGTACAGCAGGGACTGGATATAATCCGTAAATTGGGGCGTTTTGTCGAGTTCAGCGTATTCGGGCATCCTACAACGGCCGATTGGAGCATCATCAGCGACGAAAAAGAGCTCGATCTCCTGGGAGTTCACCTCAGTCCCTATTGCTTCCCCTCGGTTATCGAGTGGATCGCAGATGGGCGTTTGCCCACGGAGGGCGTCGTCTCCCATAAATTCCCGCTGGAAAAATGGAAGGAGGGCTTTGAACTGGCCCTCAAGGGAGAGGGCGCCGTGCGCGTGGTCCTGGTGCCGTAAGGAGAAAGAAGAAGTGGAGGGGGTGGGGAAAAAAGAGACTGAAAAGGGTGTTTTTGTTGGCGTGGAATCCGGGTCTTGGGTTGAATAGCTGTTCAAGGGAGGGAAAGTATTGTGAAAAAGATAGGCGCTCTTATCGGTCTGACCGTTTTGCTTTGCCTGGCCGGTTTTGCGTGGGCCGAGGAATTCAACTGGAAACAGTGCGAGGGGCAAACGATCAAAATACTTTTCAATCAGCATCCTTATGCGGAGGGCATCATTAAAAAGCTCCAGGAGTTTGAGGCCCTGACGGGAATCAAGGTTGTTCATACCACGATTCCGGAGGAGAACTACTTTGACAAGCTGACGACTTCTTTGAGCAGCCGTTCCGGTGAACCGGATGTCTTCATGACGGGGGCTTATCAGTGCTGGGACTATTCTACCTCCGATTACATGGTGGACCTGGACGCTTTTTTGAAGGACCCCAAGAAGACGGCAGGCGATTATGATTACGACGATTTCTTCCCTGGAATTTCAGGCGCTTTGCGCTGGGATCGTGTTCCTGGCCACAGGACGGGAAAGGGCCCTCAGTGGGCTTTGCCTATTGGTTTTGAAGATAACGTGCTGATGTATAACACGGATGTCTTTGCCAAGTTTGGTGTTCAGCCCCCCAAGACGATCAGCGAACTCCTCGAGCTCTCTGCGAAGCTGAACGAGTTTGACGGCAAGGGGACTTACGGAATCGCTTTGCGCGGTACCCGCAACTGGGCGACGATCCATCCGGAATATATGACGACCTACACCAATTACGGCGCTGTGGATCTCGCGATCGAGGACGGCAAACTTGTCTCGAAGGTGA
Protein-coding regions in this window:
- a CDS encoding ABC transporter ATP-binding protein; its protein translation is MARVTLETIEKSFGKIRALKGIDLDVEDREFFVLFGPAGAGKTTILKTVAGIEFPDRGFVRFDGEIMNLVEPAMRNVSMVFENYALYPHMSVFDNIASPMRSPLHREKEDVIRERVQKIADTMGIGHLLERLPSQLSNGQRQRTALGRCLVRSPRVFLMDEPLAHLDAKLRHLMRTELKAMQTQFDTTTIYVTHDYTEAMSLGDRIAILDEGRIVQVGTGETIYYTPVNDFVAKLVGEPEINLVDAELVSVGGEMMMRLGNAPQTFPVPVDVVPVLQELCGSVKNWRVGIRAKNIQYSFEALSDALDGVVYNLEPIGNKSILTVKVGETSYQTVIKNDMKMELDSRIYLRPDMENALFFDGDTGRFVVRHNQAGLLQGR
- a CDS encoding ABC transporter ATP-binding protein — translated: MAQLTLKNVCKRYQNKKKNAQDYAVQKFSLNCQDGEFVGILGPSGCGKTTTLRMIAGLEDITDGEIFIGERKINDLHPKDRGIGLAFEDYALYPPLNVYENIAFNLRAQNLSAEEIHRRVTEIAPLMKVDTLLEMKPAGLSGGQKQRVNIARALVRRPQVLLLDEPLSHLDGKMRQMLRVEIKRIHNKIKCTTILVTHDQMEAMSLADRIAIMKDGKLQQFGTPLEVYDNPVNLFVAGFIGEPPMNLINVKISEDNGRFYFMFPRKGIRVPVPDKYRGTVRPGVDVVLGVRPTDIFVGPPTEDSSVCVDVFENLGDEKRISISVGDEDFLTLTTEDECRYSKGDKIALRFHEEKTHIFDPETGEKIMGTGSSKSM
- a CDS encoding alcohol dehydrogenase catalytic domain-containing protein, encoding MRALVAHAPKDYRIEEVDVPRAGEREIIIKVEACGICAGDTKSYLGAPRFWGEEGRPSYIKAPVIPGHEFIGHIVELGPNVKGDFQIGDRVTSDQIVPCWDCKFCNSGRYWMCQKHDVYGFQYNVNGGMAEYMRLPKEAIVHKLPKDLPMEAAVLVEPYACAKHCIDRSQVGNEDFVVLSGVGCLGLGMIGCLKLRNPAKLVVLDINDQRLELAKKFGADIVMNPAKEKIAPKIMEMTGGYGCDVYIEASGHPSSVQQGLDIIRKLGRFVEFSVFGHPTTADWSIISDEKELDLLGVHLSPYCFPSVIEWIADGRLPTEGVVSHKFPLEKWKEGFELALKGEGAVRVVLVP
- a CDS encoding sugar ABC transporter substrate-binding protein — its product is MKKIGALIGLTVLLCLAGFAWAEEFNWKQCEGQTIKILFNQHPYAEGIIKKLQEFEALTGIKVVHTTIPEENYFDKLTTSLSSRSGEPDVFMTGAYQCWDYSTSDYMVDLDAFLKDPKKTAGDYDYDDFFPGISGALRWDRVPGHRTGKGPQWALPIGFEDNVLMYNTDVFAKFGVQPPKTISELLELSAKLNEFDGKGTYGIALRGTRNWATIHPEYMTTYTNYGAVDLAIEDGKLVSKVNSPEAVAMTDMWVKLVKAGGSPTWSSYTWYQCGADIGAKKAAMMFGADSTGYFQSVPGASSQAGKIAFAPPPLPDGQKEIRSNLWVWSLAMNASSQHQDAAWLFIQYFTSKPFQTWSVTEWKSVDPPRKSVFENPKFQEIIAATPGFKETFEATVPGTTVYFTPNPYFFELTTEWAATLQDLVAGKYGSTQEAMDQLKAKMDKALADVEVKE